The Sorangiineae bacterium MSr11367 genome window below encodes:
- a CDS encoding TonB-dependent receptor has translation MNRLYFLFLLLAAWLGATESAWAQNAPPPLVPPRLLTQETIGYPEGAQGEAVVVVELTIDTGGAVAQAIIVSGEKPFTTAVLARAPTWRFVSARRGDVDVRARVRMRIEFHPPPPPVPSAPHASAPPTRRTAVVIEREEEVSVRGRQEPGKITFTGGEVRQMPGAFGDAFRMMEALPGVTPIVSGLPFFYVRGAPPGNTGYYLDGIRIPLLYHFALGPGVVHPGLIDRVDFFSGAPPAQYGRFSGGILAGYTRPPATELHGEWNVRLVDSGGMVEAPFAGGRGSVLVGGRYGYPGLLASLISPEVTVSYWDYQARASYALTNRDTLTVFAFGSSDYLGSIKEDYQTKKKTEEQLFKTGFHRLDLRYDHRLGESGKLRLALTLGADESGADIQGDSKVGNGRLRSVGLRTEIEDRLGPNLRVRAGADVVWDYSDLLDPDGNRLSPEESPYSILYAPRNDVTLGAYADAAWRISRRVELTAGLRADVFTSRRIDQPVIHILDRQHPIGAPATATVAVDPRISARVLLMPKLTYLATFGITHQPPSTLIPIAGLGFTERRDHLQTAFQASQGLELALPLDFTATANVFLHEYRNLSDATASCGEIPIGDWDNPCLTRRVRGRAYGFEFLLRRALTKKLTGWLSYTLSRSTREGLLVGTSTHAQIEVPQTVPAEFDRTHVFQVIGAYDLGHHWRAGLRFMLYSGRPRPRFDDDGNPSTLPTDTRFPPYYRVDLRLEKAWKIGRTGRIAFVFEGLNVTLNKEVINIECKSKSFGGPRSCEEQKIGPVAIPGIGVEGSF, from the coding sequence TTGAATAGACTTTACTTTCTATTTTTGCTTCTCGCCGCGTGGCTCGGCGCGACCGAATCGGCATGGGCTCAGAATGCCCCGCCGCCTCTCGTTCCGCCGCGCCTTTTGACGCAGGAGACCATCGGGTACCCGGAGGGTGCGCAGGGCGAGGCGGTGGTCGTCGTCGAGCTGACCATCGATACGGGCGGCGCCGTCGCCCAGGCGATCATCGTCTCCGGCGAGAAGCCGTTCACCACCGCGGTGCTCGCCCGAGCCCCGACGTGGCGCTTCGTGTCCGCACGGCGGGGCGACGTCGACGTGCGCGCACGCGTCCGCATGCGCATCGAGTTTCACCCGCCGCCACCGCCCGTGCCGAGCGCCCCTCATGCATCAGCACCGCCGACGCGGCGGACGGCGGTGGTCATCGAGCGCGAGGAGGAAGTCTCCGTCCGCGGACGCCAAGAGCCCGGGAAAATCACGTTCACCGGCGGCGAGGTGCGGCAGATGCCCGGTGCCTTTGGCGATGCCTTTCGCATGATGGAAGCCCTCCCGGGCGTCACCCCCATCGTGAGCGGCCTGCCCTTCTTTTACGTGCGCGGCGCCCCGCCCGGCAACACCGGTTATTACCTCGACGGCATCCGCATTCCGCTGCTTTACCACTTTGCGCTCGGGCCGGGGGTGGTCCATCCCGGGTTGATCGACCGTGTCGACTTCTTCTCCGGCGCGCCGCCGGCGCAGTATGGCCGCTTCTCCGGGGGCATCCTTGCAGGATACACGCGTCCTCCCGCCACCGAGCTGCACGGCGAGTGGAACGTGCGCCTCGTCGACAGCGGCGGCATGGTCGAGGCCCCCTTTGCCGGCGGGCGCGGGAGCGTGCTCGTGGGCGGGCGCTATGGCTATCCGGGATTGCTCGCGTCGCTCATCTCGCCGGAGGTCACGGTCTCCTATTGGGATTACCAGGCGCGCGCATCGTATGCCCTCACGAATCGAGACACGCTCACCGTATTTGCATTTGGAAGCTCCGACTACCTCGGATCCATCAAAGAAGATTACCAAACCAAGAAAAAGACGGAAGAGCAGCTCTTCAAAACAGGATTTCACCGGCTCGATCTGCGCTACGACCACCGGCTGGGCGAGTCGGGGAAGCTTCGATTGGCCCTCACCTTGGGGGCCGACGAATCCGGTGCGGACATCCAGGGCGACAGCAAAGTCGGCAATGGGCGATTGCGCAGCGTGGGCCTGCGCACGGAAATCGAGGATCGGCTCGGGCCGAACCTTCGCGTGCGCGCGGGCGCCGACGTGGTGTGGGACTACAGCGATTTGCTCGACCCGGACGGCAACCGACTTTCGCCGGAGGAAAGTCCGTATTCCATCCTGTATGCACCGAGAAATGACGTGACCCTCGGCGCATACGCCGACGCGGCGTGGCGGATCTCGCGCCGGGTCGAGCTCACCGCAGGGCTGCGTGCCGACGTCTTCACGTCGCGGCGCATCGATCAGCCGGTGATTCACATTCTGGATCGGCAGCACCCCATCGGTGCCCCGGCCACGGCGACGGTGGCCGTCGATCCGCGCATCTCGGCGCGCGTGCTGCTCATGCCGAAGCTCACGTACTTGGCCACGTTCGGCATCACGCATCAACCGCCGAGCACATTGATTCCCATCGCGGGGCTCGGCTTCACCGAGCGCCGCGATCACCTGCAGACGGCCTTTCAAGCGAGCCAGGGGCTCGAGCTCGCGCTCCCGCTCGATTTCACCGCCACGGCCAACGTGTTCCTGCACGAGTACCGCAATTTGAGCGACGCCACGGCCTCGTGCGGCGAGATTCCGATCGGCGACTGGGACAACCCGTGCCTCACGCGGCGGGTCCGCGGGCGCGCCTACGGCTTCGAGTTCCTCCTGCGGCGGGCCCTCACGAAGAAGCTCACGGGATGGCTTTCGTACACGCTGTCGCGCTCCACCCGCGAAGGGCTACTGGTGGGTACGAGCACGCACGCGCAGATCGAGGTGCCGCAGACCGTCCCGGCCGAGTTCGACCGCACCCACGTCTTTCAAGTCATCGGTGCGTACGATCTCGGCCATCACTGGCGTGCGGGCCTGCGCTTCATGCTCTACTCCGGCCGGCCCCGCCCGCGCTTCGACGACGACGGCAATCCGAGCACCCTGCCGACGGACACGCGGTTCCCCCCCTATTACCGCGTCGATCTGCGCCTCGAGAAAGCCTGGAAAATCGGCCGCACGGGGCGCATCGCCTTCGTGTTCGAGGGCCTCAACGTCACCTTGAACAAGGAGGTCATCAACATCGAGTGCAAGTCGAAGTCATTTGGAGGGCCGCGCTCCTGCGAAGAGCAGAAGATCGGCCCCGTCGCGATCCCCGGCATCGGCGTGGAAGGCTCGTTCTAG
- a CDS encoding matrixin family metalloprotease: MSTPSGTPVMTVFDSRWGESKRAQQRNAAAAAPATLHSAPVETERRGAVHVYRVRFYATPSYSAQTVDWKRRVQDLVDDANAVLEPSLRMRLQVESCRESGLGQEDDLQDTLASLRGRDAGGDVDWVMGMVGALSRTTVSFHQLGFAEVGGKYLVVRAAGELEEHKAIEHNFDQLKEEDRAQLVRARKRHRTTAVFLHEMGHILGAPHVRDAKSFMVPEYDARMEAYDEASMLRMRASLEHREDVRPTPMAEAKLPQPSEPPAAPAPQEKPEPAEKAPPADIASLSERERSAYTKAMRAYEEGDAASAYTSGRALFEARKDVYAVQDLRCKVALARGLVWTDTRTECDALMKLSTSKQK, encoded by the coding sequence ATGTCCACGCCTTCGGGCACGCCGGTGATGACCGTGTTCGACTCGCGCTGGGGCGAGTCCAAACGCGCGCAACAGCGCAATGCCGCGGCCGCGGCGCCGGCCACCCTTCACTCCGCACCGGTCGAAACCGAGCGGCGGGGCGCGGTGCACGTGTACCGTGTGCGGTTCTATGCGACGCCGTCTTATAGCGCGCAGACGGTGGACTGGAAGCGGCGCGTCCAGGATCTGGTCGACGATGCGAATGCCGTGTTGGAGCCGTCGCTCCGCATGCGCCTCCAGGTGGAGAGCTGCCGGGAATCGGGTCTCGGGCAAGAGGACGATCTGCAAGACACCTTGGCATCGCTGCGGGGGCGCGATGCCGGTGGCGACGTCGATTGGGTCATGGGCATGGTGGGGGCACTCTCGCGCACCACGGTGTCGTTTCACCAGCTGGGGTTCGCGGAGGTGGGTGGAAAGTACCTGGTCGTCCGCGCCGCGGGGGAGCTCGAAGAGCACAAGGCCATCGAGCACAACTTCGACCAGCTGAAAGAGGAAGATCGCGCGCAGCTCGTACGCGCGCGCAAACGGCACCGCACGACGGCCGTTTTCCTACACGAGATGGGGCACATTCTGGGGGCGCCGCACGTGCGGGATGCCAAGAGCTTCATGGTGCCGGAATACGACGCGCGCATGGAGGCCTACGACGAGGCATCGATGCTGCGCATGCGTGCGTCCCTCGAGCATCGGGAGGACGTTCGGCCCACGCCGATGGCCGAGGCCAAGCTGCCCCAGCCATCCGAGCCACCGGCGGCGCCCGCACCCCAAGAGAAACCGGAGCCGGCCGAAAAGGCGCCGCCGGCGGACATCGCGTCGCTCTCCGAACGCGAACGCTCGGCATACACCAAGGCCATGCGCGCCTATGAAGAGGGCGACGCCGCGTCGGCCTACACGAGCGGTCGCGCGCTGTTCGAAGCGCGGAAGGATGTGTACGCGGTGCAGGACCTTCGCTGCAAGGTGGCCTTGGCCCGCGGCCTCGTATGGACCGACACGCGCACCGAGTGCGATGCGCTGATGAAGCTCTCGACCTCGAAGCAGAAATAA
- a CDS encoding M1 family metallopeptidase, with the protein MQKTEISAACVIALSAWVMGGCQAHEGSASATATAATPPQTTEASAKGRASAAPSPPALRLPESIRPVNYDAALTVVPTEARFDGHISIALDVQTPSNVVWLNAAKLDVRTATVNGAPAKVVPGGTNFIGIQTEQPLAAGRATLVIDYSGEISKRDGAGLFAQKEGEDWYAFTQFESIDARRVFPSFDEPSFKVPWKLRLKVKRDQLALSNTPAVSEKIEGDYKVVQFGETKPLPSYLVAFAVGPFDVVDAGKAGKNSTQVRIVVPRGRSAEARYAKAESGAVLNKLEEYFGIPYPYEKLDCIDVPTFGGAMENPGLVTFDQHLILSVPEKETIHFRRAYTDVAAHEFAHQWFGDLVTTRWWDDIWLNEAFATWTTNRILEDWKTDWHKETERVADTMRAMRDDALVSARRIRQPIESNDDIVTAFDSITYQKGAAVIDMFEHAVGREAFRAGVKRYLTKYSHKTATADDFLAAVFEGENAKVADAFKTFLDQPGVPLVKASLQCDAGKAPKLSLSQERYFPVGSDGKGSQKWQIPVCARYPGANGKTATSCTTLKEAQGELPLGEAKSCPAWVNANADAHGYYRVAYKGELLSKLLAGKAGDTRLTRAEKVALLGDMAALVRTNELSYADALAAAAKLSSDPVKDVAMASIELVGGLRRADLVSEGLRPKYARFVRDTFGARAKKLGFAPHPGEDEDARLTRPALLSLVADQGEDAALRAEAKTLALRWLSEREKAKVDPEVVETVLSLAAQNGDRAMFDRMLSEARKSTSRFDRNLILRAMGHFRDSELLRSALGALLMDEFDVRDAVRMLRGSQATLATREVVYTFVKQNYDALAKRLPGEPGMPSIAAGLPFWVGGSFCDDGHAADVQAFFGDRSTKYTGGPRDLAQAVEGVKLCSAYRSLQEPNVSAFLQKRAP; encoded by the coding sequence ATGCAAAAAACAGAGATTTCGGCGGCCTGCGTCATCGCGCTCTCGGCGTGGGTGATGGGGGGCTGCCAGGCGCACGAAGGTTCGGCGTCGGCGACCGCTACGGCCGCCACTCCGCCGCAAACCACGGAGGCATCCGCGAAAGGCCGCGCATCGGCCGCGCCTTCTCCGCCGGCCCTGCGCCTGCCCGAGTCGATCCGGCCCGTGAACTACGACGCCGCCCTCACGGTGGTGCCGACCGAGGCGCGTTTCGATGGACACATCAGCATCGCGTTGGACGTGCAGACGCCGTCGAACGTGGTGTGGCTCAACGCCGCGAAGCTCGACGTGCGCACGGCCACCGTCAACGGCGCACCGGCCAAAGTGGTGCCCGGCGGAACGAACTTCATCGGCATCCAAACCGAGCAACCCCTTGCCGCGGGGCGTGCGACGTTGGTGATCGATTACTCGGGCGAGATCTCCAAACGCGATGGGGCGGGCCTCTTCGCCCAGAAAGAGGGCGAGGATTGGTACGCCTTCACGCAATTCGAATCGATCGACGCACGTCGCGTGTTTCCGAGCTTCGACGAGCCCTCGTTCAAGGTGCCGTGGAAGCTCCGTTTGAAGGTGAAACGCGATCAATTGGCGCTGAGCAACACGCCGGCCGTCTCGGAGAAGATCGAGGGCGACTACAAGGTTGTCCAATTCGGCGAAACCAAGCCGCTGCCGTCGTACCTCGTGGCGTTCGCGGTGGGGCCGTTCGATGTCGTGGACGCAGGGAAAGCCGGAAAAAATAGCACCCAGGTGCGCATCGTCGTTCCGCGCGGACGCAGCGCCGAAGCGCGCTACGCAAAGGCGGAATCGGGCGCGGTGTTGAACAAGCTCGAGGAGTATTTCGGCATTCCGTATCCCTACGAAAAGCTGGATTGCATCGACGTGCCGACCTTCGGCGGCGCCATGGAAAATCCCGGGCTCGTGACGTTCGACCAGCATCTCATTCTGTCGGTGCCCGAGAAGGAAACGATTCACTTCCGTCGCGCCTACACGGATGTGGCAGCGCACGAGTTCGCGCACCAGTGGTTCGGCGATCTGGTGACCACGCGCTGGTGGGACGATATTTGGCTGAACGAAGCTTTCGCCACGTGGACGACGAACCGCATCCTGGAAGACTGGAAGACGGATTGGCACAAAGAAACCGAGCGCGTGGCCGACACCATGCGCGCGATGCGCGACGATGCACTGGTGAGCGCGCGCCGCATCCGCCAGCCCATCGAGAGCAACGATGACATCGTGACGGCGTTCGATTCCATCACGTACCAAAAGGGCGCCGCGGTGATCGACATGTTCGAGCACGCCGTCGGTCGCGAAGCCTTCCGTGCGGGGGTGAAGCGTTACCTCACGAAGTACTCGCACAAGACGGCGACCGCGGACGACTTCCTCGCGGCGGTGTTCGAAGGAGAGAACGCGAAGGTGGCGGACGCCTTCAAGACGTTCTTGGACCAGCCCGGCGTTCCGCTGGTCAAGGCATCGCTGCAGTGCGACGCGGGCAAGGCGCCGAAATTGTCGCTTTCGCAGGAGCGGTATTTCCCCGTGGGATCCGACGGGAAAGGCTCGCAAAAATGGCAGATCCCCGTGTGTGCGCGCTATCCAGGTGCGAATGGCAAGACGGCGACGTCGTGCACGACGTTGAAGGAAGCCCAGGGCGAGCTGCCCCTCGGCGAGGCGAAATCGTGCCCCGCATGGGTGAACGCCAACGCCGACGCTCACGGATATTACCGTGTCGCCTACAAGGGCGAACTTCTGTCGAAGCTTCTCGCGGGCAAGGCGGGTGACACGAGGCTCACGCGCGCCGAGAAGGTGGCACTCCTCGGCGATATGGCCGCGCTGGTGCGTACGAACGAGCTCTCGTATGCCGATGCTCTGGCGGCCGCGGCGAAGCTCTCCAGCGATCCGGTCAAGGACGTGGCGATGGCGTCGATCGAGCTCGTGGGCGGCTTGCGCCGGGCCGATCTCGTGTCCGAAGGCCTGCGCCCCAAGTATGCGCGTTTCGTGCGCGATACCTTCGGTGCGAGGGCGAAGAAGCTTGGTTTCGCGCCCCACCCCGGTGAGGACGAGGATGCGCGCCTCACGCGTCCGGCGCTGCTCTCCCTCGTGGCCGACCAGGGCGAGGACGCCGCCCTTCGTGCGGAGGCGAAGACCCTCGCCCTGCGGTGGCTTTCGGAGCGGGAGAAGGCGAAGGTCGATCCGGAGGTCGTCGAGACGGTCCTATCCTTGGCGGCTCAGAATGGCGATCGCGCGATGTTCGATCGCATGCTCTCGGAGGCTCGCAAGAGCACGAGTCGGTTCGATCGAAATCTGATCCTTCGTGCGATGGGCCACTTCCGCGATTCCGAGCTGCTTCGCTCGGCGCTGGGCGCCCTTCTCATGGACGAATTCGACGTCCGCGACGCGGTCCGCATGCTTCGCGGCAGCCAGGCGACGCTGGCCACGCGGGAAGTGGTCTACACGTTCGTCAAGCAAAACTACGATGCCCTGGCGAAACGCTTGCCGGGTGAACCGGGCATGCCGAGCATTGCCGCCGGCCTGCCGTTCTGGGTGGGCGGGTCGTTCTGCGACGACGGGCACGCCGCCGACGTCCAGGCCTTCTTTGGCGACCGGTCGACGAAGTATACGGGCGGTCCGCGCGATCTCGCCCAAGCCGTGGAAGGTGTGAAGCTTTGCTCCGCCTACCGTTCGCTCCAAGAGCCGAACGTGTCCGCGTTTTTGCAGAAGCGCGCGCCCTAA